Proteins encoded together in one Ipomoea triloba cultivar NCNSP0323 chromosome 4, ASM357664v1 window:
- the LOC116017076 gene encoding leucine-rich repeat receptor-like protein kinase PXC2, giving the protein MHPPTVLLLSLTVLSSLCLAVTAASCHPDDEAGLLGFKSGITSDPSGLLSSWVSGSNCCQWSGIRCGTKNRVMTLALYGCEEFNQTLKGTISPSLAKLKYLDTILLQNLKGLTGPFPNFLFKLPRIQTVFIIDNKLSGRIPNTIEKLTQVLYLSFQGNRFTGPIPSSVGELTQLTELNFGGNLLTGTIPDSIRQLKKLTDLILEKNRLSGNLPDFFDSFPELTTLKLSYNRFSGKIPGSISSLSPQLESLELGHNNLRGKIPDFLGTFQAIVTLDLSWNHFSGVVPQSFLNLTTLFYLDLSHNSLEDPFPEMNVAIALTLDLSYNNFHLKDIPSFVTSSPNMCDLRLVKCGLKINLDDWKPQEYLSYYYIDLSENDITGSPVGFLNRTDSMLGFYASGNKLKFDLEKLRINVAELDLSRNMVFGKVPEAIAQLQKVNLSHNRLCGQLPPTNFSASAFAGNACLCGAPLPPCKAA; this is encoded by the coding sequence ATGCATCCTCCCACTGTGCTTTTGCTCTCTCTTACTGTCCTCTCCTCTCTCTGCCTTGCAGTGACGGCAGCATCGTGCCACCCGGACGATGAAGCCGGCTTGCTCGGGTTCAAGTCGGGTATAACTAGTGACCCATCCGGGCTCCTTTCTTCTTGGGTATCCGGATCCAATTGTTGTCAATGGTCAGGTATACGATGTGGGACGAAAAATAGGGTCATGACTCTGGCCTTATACGGGTGTGAAGAGTTTAACCAAACCCTTAAAGGTACCATCTCCCCATCACTTGCCAAACTCAAGTACTTAGATACCATTttacttcaaaatttaaaaggctTAACCGGTCCTTTTCCAAATTTTCTTTTCAAGCTTCCAAGAATCCAAACTGTTTTCATTATAGACAACAAGTTATCCGGTAGAATACCCAATACCATTGAGAAACTAACCCAGGTCCTTTACCTGAGTTTCCAGGGGAACCGGTTCACCGGTCCAATACCGAGTTCAGTGGGCGAGTTGACTCAGTTGACTGAGCTTAACTTTGGTGGAAACCTCCTCACTGGCACCATTCCGGACAGTATCCGGCAACTCAAGAAACTCACAGATTTGATCCTGGAAAAGAACAGACTCTCCGGCAACTTGCCGGACTTCTTCGACTCTTTCCCGGAGCTCACAACGCTCAAACTGTCGTACAACAGATTCTCCGGCAAAATCCCAGGCAGCATTTCGAGCCTGTCACCCCAGTTAGAGAGTCTGGAGCTCGGGCACAACAACTTAAGAGGGAAAATCCCAGATTTTCTTGGAACTTTTCAGGCAATTGTAACGCTAGATCTTTCCTGGAATCATTTCTCGGGCGTTGTGCCGCAATCTTTCTTGAACTTGACAACCCTGTTTTACCTCGATCTTTCTCACAACTCCCTGGAGGACCCATTCCCAGAAATGAACGTGGCAATCGCCTTGACACTGGACTTGTCGTACAACAACTTCCACCTAAAGGATATTCCCAGCTTCGTAACCTCGTCCCCAAATATGTGTGACTTAAGGCTTGTAAAATGCGGGCTCAAGATTAACCTGGATGATTGGAAGCCGCAGGAGTATTTGTCCTACTATTATATCGATCTGTCGGAGAATGATATAACAGGGAGTCCGGTTGGGTTTCTGAACAGGACGGATTCTATGTTGGGGTTTTATGCGTCTGGGAATAAGTTGAAGTTCGATTTGGAGAAACTGAGGATTAATGTGGCGGAATTGGACCTTTCTAGGAACATGGTGTTTGGGAAAGTTCCTGAGGCCATTGCCCAGCTTCAGAAGGTGAATCTCAGCCATAATCGGCTGTGTGGTCAGCTTCCGCCGACGAATTTCTCGGCCAGTGCTTTCGCCGGAAATGCCTGCCTCTGTGGTGCTCCGTTGCCGCCATGCAAAGCCGCTTGA